The Flammeovirga agarivorans genome has a window encoding:
- a CDS encoding YtfJ family protein: MLLKRTVVFLLFVLFSGSVVVYAQENSSAVDTHFLQKGDTIHPIEVRDLKNKPYTTPSIGEKVLLIFYPDPDNPSENDYFVEQTKQWKFPLDKFHAYGIVNLKDTPYPNGIIRFMIRMLRKRSKREAGALILTDPKGVVQTEWNTGDCNNHISVLVVDKTGEVIFWKAGPINEEETAYVIDELVKRLPEARKLTAEELKAMEIND; this comes from the coding sequence ATGTTGTTGAAGCGTACTGTCGTTTTTCTTTTATTCGTCTTGTTCAGTGGAAGTGTAGTAGTATATGCTCAGGAGAACAGCTCAGCAGTTGACACCCACTTTTTACAGAAAGGAGATACTATTCATCCTATTGAGGTTCGTGACTTAAAAAATAAGCCATATACCACTCCTAGTATTGGAGAAAAGGTACTATTGATATTTTATCCTGATCCTGATAATCCTTCAGAGAACGATTATTTTGTAGAACAGACCAAGCAGTGGAAATTTCCTTTAGATAAATTCCATGCATATGGTATTGTCAATTTAAAAGACACCCCTTATCCTAATGGAATTATCCGATTTATGATTAGAATGCTAAGGAAACGTTCAAAAAGAGAGGCAGGAGCTTTAATACTTACTGATCCTAAAGGTGTAGTTCAGACAGAATGGAATACTGGTGATTGTAATAATCATATTAGTGTACTGGTCGTAGACAAGACAGGAGAAGTGATTTTCTGGAAAGCAGGCCCTATTAATGAAGAAGAGACCGCATATGTTATTGATGAGCTGGTAAAACGCTTACCTGAGGCCAGAAAGTTGACGGCTGAAGAATTAAAAGCAATGGAAATTAATGATTAA
- a CDS encoding L-cysteine desulfidase family protein has translation MSLIINREEEQLILKIMEEEIVPAEGCTEPIAIAYAAAKAVSYLGKRPEELIINVSGNILKNAKSVVVPNSDGKVGIEVAGAMGALFGDPQADLMVISKITSDDMNVVNHFLEEHRAKVKLADNNMTLYINIEAIAQKECVSVEIKHTHTNITKVIKNGEVIIDQPCNDNDFNSSLIDRSILSIEKIYHLAKNIEIEKIEKIFEKVFTYNSRIASEGLASKYGVNIGAAIQKNIDKGLYGDDQRNRSASFTAAGSDARMGGSAMPVMTTSGSGNQGMTASLPIIKYCIDQDIEKEEMYRALFMSHLSTVHVKTNVGRLSAYCGAMTASAAVSGTLVFLEGGKVENVKNAITNTLGNVSGVICDGAKASCATKIASGIYSAFDGAMLAQMGSVLQAEDGIIGDCVEDTIKNVGTLAKEGMKSTDKTILNIMSN, from the coding sequence ATGAGCCTAATTATCAATCGAGAAGAAGAACAATTGATCTTAAAGATCATGGAAGAGGAAATTGTACCAGCAGAAGGATGTACTGAGCCGATTGCTATCGCTTATGCTGCAGCGAAAGCCGTAAGTTATTTAGGAAAAAGGCCAGAGGAATTGATCATCAATGTATCTGGTAATATTCTTAAGAATGCGAAGAGTGTTGTAGTACCAAATAGTGATGGTAAAGTAGGAATTGAAGTCGCAGGAGCTATGGGAGCATTATTTGGAGATCCACAAGCTGACCTGATGGTGATCAGTAAGATCACCTCTGATGATATGAATGTCGTCAACCATTTCCTTGAAGAGCATCGAGCTAAAGTAAAGCTTGCCGATAATAATATGACACTATATATCAATATTGAGGCAATAGCTCAAAAAGAGTGTGTAAGCGTAGAAATAAAGCATACCCATACAAATATCACTAAAGTTATTAAGAATGGTGAAGTGATTATAGATCAACCTTGTAATGACAATGACTTTAATTCTTCATTAATAGACCGAAGCATCCTATCGATCGAAAAGATTTATCATCTAGCTAAAAACATAGAGATTGAAAAGATAGAGAAGATTTTCGAAAAGGTATTTACTTATAATTCTCGTATAGCGTCTGAAGGATTAGCTTCAAAGTATGGTGTAAACATAGGGGCTGCAATACAGAAAAATATAGATAAAGGGTTGTACGGAGATGATCAAAGAAACCGTTCAGCTAGTTTTACAGCAGCAGGAAGCGATGCAAGAATGGGAGGGAGTGCAATGCCTGTTATGACCACAAGTGGTAGCGGTAACCAAGGTATGACGGCTTCTTTACCGATTATTAAATACTGTATTGATCAGGATATCGAAAAGGAAGAAATGTATAGAGCATTGTTTATGTCTCATCTATCGACAGTACATGTTAAAACTAACGTAGGAAGACTTTCTGCATATTGTGGAGCAATGACAGCTTCAGCTGCGGTAAGCGGCACCTTGGTATTTTTAGAAGGGGGTAAAGTTGAAAATGTGAAGAATGCGATTACAAATACATTGGGTAATGTCTCTGGAGTAATTTGTGATGGAGCAAAAGCTAGTTGTGCGACAAAAATTGCTTCAGGAATATATTCAGCATTTGATGGAGCAATGTTAGCACAAATGGGTAGTGTACTGCAAGCAGAGGATGGAATTATTGGTGATTGTGTAGAAGATACCATCAAAAATGTCGGTACTTTAGCTAAAGAAGGTATGAAATCGACAGACAAGACGATTCTTAATATTATGTCTAATTAA
- a CDS encoding glycoside hydrolase family 13 protein, with protein sequence MRKLFTVLLVLLQLHVLAVGKKVTIDHIEPAFWWAGMQHPTLQVLVHGEAISDLMPSLSKEGVVLEEVIKVENPNYLFLNLRIDQAVQPGKFPIVFKRKGKEVFTYEYELKKRREGAASREGFSNKDIMYLITPDRFANGNPDNDSVEGMREGVDRSNPAGRHGGDIQGIIDQLDYIQAMGFTAIWVNPLLENNMEKYSYHGYATTDYYKIDPRFGTNDDYLRLSAEAKKRGIKLIMDQIENHCGSFHWWHDDLPTSNWYNFQDSKEVIYSSHNRISLADPYTSQSDLKMHSDGWFDTIMPDMNQRNPLVANYLIQNSIWWIEYADLGGVRQDTYAYPDAEFMAEWSKRIMKEYPSFNIVGEEWTKNPAIVSRWQKGKVNKNGYTSYLPSLMDFPIQETLIEVLNKETEPWKSTFSDVYEMLSNDFLYPDPYNLVVFADNHDTPRLYNAVHENKALFKMGLVYLFSVRGIPQIYYGTEIMMSGDVNNPKDHSTLRVDMPGGWAGDTSDAFKGKGLSDDAKEAQQLIKKLANFRKNTTALQDGKLMHFVPRDEIYVMFRYDSKTKVMSIFNKKTDTMEVELKRYQEQLEGITKGKDVVTGKVYDLSKGTISLEGTSALMLVLE encoded by the coding sequence ATGAGAAAACTATTTACAGTACTATTGGTATTGTTACAACTGCATGTATTAGCAGTTGGTAAAAAAGTAACTATTGACCATATCGAACCTGCATTTTGGTGGGCAGGAATGCAACATCCTACTTTACAAGTTTTAGTGCATGGAGAGGCAATCTCTGATCTTATGCCTTCACTATCTAAAGAAGGTGTGGTGTTAGAAGAAGTGATTAAAGTAGAAAATCCGAACTATTTATTTTTAAACCTTAGAATCGATCAAGCAGTTCAGCCGGGAAAATTTCCTATTGTTTTTAAGAGAAAAGGCAAGGAAGTATTCACATATGAATATGAATTGAAAAAAAGACGAGAGGGAGCTGCTTCAAGAGAAGGCTTTTCTAATAAGGACATCATGTACTTAATTACTCCAGATCGATTTGCGAATGGTAATCCAGATAACGATAGCGTTGAGGGTATGAGGGAAGGAGTAGACCGTAGTAATCCGGCAGGCCGCCACGGGGGAGATATTCAAGGAATTATTGATCAGTTGGATTATATACAAGCCATGGGTTTTACAGCTATATGGGTAAATCCATTATTGGAAAATAATATGGAGAAGTATTCATACCATGGATATGCAACTACTGATTACTATAAAATAGATCCTCGTTTTGGGACTAATGATGACTACCTTAGACTATCTGCAGAAGCAAAGAAAAGAGGAATTAAATTAATAATGGATCAGATTGAAAACCACTGTGGATCTTTCCATTGGTGGCATGACGATCTTCCAACATCGAATTGGTATAATTTCCAAGATAGTAAAGAAGTCATTTATTCCTCACACAATAGAATATCTTTAGCGGATCCTTATACTTCACAGAGTGATTTAAAAATGCATAGTGATGGTTGGTTTGATACTATAATGCCTGATATGAACCAAAGAAATCCATTGGTGGCAAATTATCTGATCCAGAATTCTATTTGGTGGATTGAGTACGCAGATCTAGGTGGTGTTAGACAAGATACCTATGCTTATCCTGATGCAGAGTTTATGGCAGAATGGTCTAAAAGAATTATGAAAGAATACCCTTCTTTTAATATAGTAGGAGAGGAGTGGACAAAGAATCCAGCGATCGTATCTCGTTGGCAAAAAGGAAAAGTAAATAAAAATGGGTATACATCTTATTTACCATCATTGATGGATTTTCCTATCCAAGAGACATTGATAGAAGTATTAAATAAAGAAACAGAACCATGGAAGAGTACTTTTTCTGATGTTTATGAAATGCTATCGAATGACTTCTTATATCCTGATCCATACAATCTAGTTGTCTTTGCTGATAATCATGATACACCAAGACTTTATAATGCTGTTCATGAAAATAAGGCTCTATTTAAAATGGGGTTGGTTTATTTATTTTCTGTTAGAGGAATTCCGCAGATCTATTATGGAACAGAGATAATGATGAGTGGAGATGTCAATAATCCTAAGGATCATAGTACGCTTCGCGTTGATATGCCTGGTGGTTGGGCTGGAGACACTTCAGATGCTTTTAAAGGAAAAGGCTTATCTGATGATGCCAAAGAGGCTCAGCAACTAATAAAGAAGCTTGCTAACTTCAGAAAGAATACCACTGCATTACAAGATGGCAAGTTGATGCATTTTGTACCTAGAGATGAAATTTATGTTATGTTCAGGTATGATTCAAAAACTAAAGTGATGTCTATATTCAATAAAAAGACAGATACTATGGAGGTAGAATTAAAAAGATACCAAGAACAATTGGAAGGGATTACCAAAGGAAAGGATGTTGTTACTGGAAAGGTGTACGACCTAAGTAAAGGTACGATATCACTTGAGGGTACTTCAGCATTGATGCTAGTACTAGAGTAA
- a CDS encoding TetR/AcrR family transcriptional regulator, which translates to MTKRELLLESALKLFTENGFHGTATSKIAKEAGVSNGTLFNNFSTKDELVLELYLAIKNEVSQKMKEHLTEVEKDPKLALKKQIFNAIYWAIDNPNKLNYLQQFHFSPYVNLLTEDINSRSLIPHLSLIQEAVENGVINNIDPDFVYALLGNHVSGVYQYIQSKDFSSDEVNQIVNTSSELFWKMIT; encoded by the coding sequence ATGACAAAAAGAGAGTTATTATTAGAATCAGCATTAAAGCTATTTACAGAAAATGGTTTCCATGGTACAGCAACTTCGAAGATTGCAAAAGAAGCGGGTGTTTCTAATGGTACATTATTTAATAACTTCTCGACAAAAGATGAACTAGTTTTGGAACTTTATTTGGCGATTAAAAATGAAGTTTCTCAGAAGATGAAAGAACATCTAACCGAGGTAGAAAAAGATCCTAAACTAGCGCTCAAGAAACAAATATTTAATGCTATTTATTGGGCCATAGATAATCCGAATAAATTAAATTATCTCCAGCAATTTCATTTTTCGCCATATGTCAACTTACTAACAGAAGATATAAACTCAAGGTCTCTTATACCACATTTATCACTGATTCAAGAAGCAGTAGAAAATGGAGTAATCAATAACATTGACCCAGATTTTGTATATGCACTTTTAGGTAATCATGTATCTGGAGTGTATCAATATATTCAATCAAAAGATTTTTCAAGTGATGAAGTAAATCAAATTGTAAATACATCATCAGAGCTTTTTTGGAAAATGATTACTTAA
- a CDS encoding coniferyl aldehyde dehydrogenase: MRLNNRFQQMKKAYSLKPMPSYEERITHLKKLKSELKDNVEELSLALNLDFKGRSMQDTMLELLPSINNIDYTIAHLKEWMLPSPRHAGDLLPSSKVEVVYQPKGVVGIISTWNAPIMVTINPLTTAIASGNRVMIKLSEFTPNLNFCLKSILEKVFYEDEVILIEGEVEIAQEFASLPFDHLLFTGSTAVGKLIMKSAAENLTPVTLELGGKSPVVIDKTLPITKVVERLMIGKNANNGQLCIAPDYVMIHEDRLNEFIREYQQQYQNYFPKGVFDGQLTSVANKRQFDRIQQLLEDAEDNNFQIIPVHEDSIDREVHRMVTHMVINPSPNSSVMTQEVFGPVLPIITYKKVEECITFIVDRPRPLACYLFSDNIDLQEIFKANIHSGGLCINDTIFHASVDDAPFGGIGNSGMGAYHGKEGFLTFSHSKTVLQTGEESIVKYLFLPGENEIKTQLLSQL, translated from the coding sequence ATGAGACTAAACAACAGATTTCAACAGATGAAAAAGGCATATTCTTTAAAACCTATGCCTAGTTATGAAGAAAGAATTACACACCTAAAAAAGTTAAAAAGTGAGCTTAAAGATAATGTGGAAGAGTTGTCGTTAGCACTGAACTTAGACTTTAAAGGTCGTAGTATGCAAGATACAATGTTAGAACTATTACCTAGTATCAATAATATCGACTATACAATCGCTCATTTAAAAGAGTGGATGTTACCTTCTCCAAGACATGCTGGAGACTTATTACCATCTTCTAAAGTGGAAGTAGTCTATCAACCCAAAGGTGTCGTTGGGATTATTAGTACTTGGAATGCACCAATAATGGTTACTATTAACCCTCTTACAACTGCTATTGCTAGTGGAAATAGAGTAATGATAAAGTTGAGTGAATTTACTCCTAATCTAAACTTCTGCTTAAAGAGTATTTTAGAAAAAGTCTTTTATGAGGATGAAGTAATATTAATAGAAGGAGAAGTAGAGATCGCACAAGAGTTTGCCTCTTTGCCTTTTGATCACTTATTATTTACAGGTTCTACAGCTGTCGGAAAATTGATTATGAAGTCAGCTGCAGAAAACTTAACTCCAGTCACTTTAGAGTTAGGTGGGAAATCTCCTGTAGTTATTGATAAAACCTTACCAATAACAAAAGTAGTCGAACGACTAATGATCGGGAAGAATGCTAATAATGGACAATTGTGTATTGCTCCAGATTATGTAATGATTCATGAAGACAGATTGAATGAATTTATCAGAGAATACCAACAACAGTATCAAAACTATTTCCCTAAGGGAGTATTTGATGGTCAATTGACCTCAGTAGCCAATAAAAGACAGTTTGATAGAATACAACAATTATTAGAGGATGCGGAAGATAACAACTTCCAAATAATTCCTGTTCATGAAGATAGTATCGATAGAGAGGTACATCGTATGGTGACTCATATGGTGATTAACCCATCTCCAAATTCTAGTGTAATGACTCAAGAAGTCTTCGGACCTGTTTTACCTATTATTACTTATAAAAAGGTGGAAGAATGTATCACATTTATTGTAGATAGACCTCGACCTTTGGCATGTTATCTATTCTCCGATAATATTGACTTGCAAGAAATATTTAAAGCCAATATTCATTCAGGTGGATTATGTATTAATGATACCATCTTTCATGCCTCAGTAGATGATGCGCCTTTTGGTGGCATAGGAAACTCAGGAATGGGAGCCTATCATGGGAAAGAAGGTTTCCTTACGTTTTCACATTCGAAAACAGTCTTACAAACAGGGGAGGAATCGATAGTGAAATATTTATTCTTACCGGGTGAAAATGAAATAAAAACGCAACTCCTTTCTCAATTATAA
- a CDS encoding SDR family NAD(P)-dependent oxidoreductase, protein MKTIKNKTVLVTGGASGMGKAYVQKAIESKAANIIIWDIDPLLMEQVVKENEDHLTGINIYTFKVDVTDTSLVYKTADLILKEIGRVDLLINNAGIVISKSFEESSPENIDLIMDVNAKAPMHIVRAFLPEMIESNDAHIVNIASGAAYMYCPKIITYCSSKWAVLGWSLGLSTEMQEKYPHVHVTTVTPGHIDTGMFENAHSSLVPLITVDKMVDAVWSGILKNKELIARPRRVNIVPIIRALSGVKGWNWLARVTGTNDFMAG, encoded by the coding sequence ATGAAAACTATAAAGAATAAAACAGTTTTAGTTACTGGAGGAGCCTCTGGCATGGGGAAAGCGTATGTTCAAAAAGCTATTGAAAGTAAAGCTGCAAATATTATCATTTGGGATATTGATCCATTATTAATGGAACAAGTGGTGAAGGAAAACGAGGATCATTTAACAGGGATAAATATATATACTTTTAAAGTAGATGTTACTGACACATCATTGGTATACAAAACAGCTGACCTGATATTAAAAGAAATAGGTAGGGTAGACCTTCTCATTAATAATGCAGGTATAGTTATTTCGAAATCTTTTGAGGAATCTTCACCAGAAAATATTGATTTAATTATGGATGTCAATGCTAAAGCACCCATGCATATTGTACGAGCTTTTTTACCCGAAATGATTGAATCTAATGATGCACATATTGTGAATATAGCATCTGGTGCAGCCTATATGTATTGTCCTAAAATTATTACCTACTGTTCAAGTAAATGGGCTGTATTAGGATGGTCATTGGGCTTGTCTACTGAAATGCAAGAAAAATATCCACATGTTCATGTTACCACAGTAACACCAGGACATATCGATACGGGTATGTTTGAAAATGCCCATTCATCATTAGTACCATTGATTACAGTAGATAAAATGGTTGATGCAGTATGGAGTGGCATACTTAAAAATAAGGAACTGATTGCTCGACCAAGAAGAGTAAATATTGTTCCAATCATCAGAGCTTTGTCTGGTGTGAAGGGTTGGAACTGGTTAGCAAGAGTGACAGGTACCAATGATTTTATGGCGGGGTAA
- a CDS encoding pyridoxal phosphate-dependent decarboxylase family protein produces the protein MHIWKKKSREEIKEIIFNALEENRDYFGDQSLGVPGSHLDSKVFPDDAPFLNDAPFITTLLHNPNHIGCHTQGVSESFFKGTQKIERELIEICGSDILKATPNSIDGYVSAGGTEANMQAIWIYRNYYKEEFQASNNEIAIISSSDSHYSMAKASNILSLSFYRVDVDYNTREITPEAIKATVEQAIKEGKKYFIVIANMMTTMFGSVDKVHLYLEYFKHAKLPFKLHVDGAYGGFFFPFAHKQHALDFRNPDVSSVTLDAHKMLQAPYGTGLFLVRKDWMKYANTKADYVEGDDFTMIGSRSGANAIAIWMILMTYGPYGMNEKIFILSKRADWFTHKLDELGIEYFRSSQSNIITMKADKIAPEVAQRFGLVPDVHHQPNWYKVVIMEHVTIEKLEPLVEALK, from the coding sequence ATGCATATCTGGAAAAAGAAATCTCGAGAAGAGATAAAAGAAATTATCTTCAATGCACTCGAAGAGAATAGGGATTATTTTGGGGACCAAAGTTTAGGTGTTCCTGGCTCTCATTTGGATAGTAAAGTATTTCCTGATGACGCCCCTTTCTTAAATGATGCTCCCTTCATTACAACTTTATTACACAACCCTAACCATATAGGTTGCCATACACAAGGTGTATCTGAAAGCTTTTTTAAAGGTACTCAGAAGATTGAAAGAGAATTGATCGAGATTTGTGGATCTGATATTTTAAAAGCAACACCTAACAGTATTGATGGTTATGTATCAGCAGGTGGTACAGAAGCCAATATGCAAGCAATATGGATTTACAGAAACTATTATAAAGAAGAGTTTCAAGCTTCCAATAATGAAATTGCCATCATCTCCTCTTCCGACTCTCATTACTCAATGGCCAAAGCCAGTAATATTTTATCACTCTCATTTTATAGAGTAGATGTAGATTACAATACAAGAGAGATCACACCCGAGGCGATCAAAGCCACCGTTGAGCAAGCTATAAAAGAAGGTAAGAAATACTTTATTGTGATCGCTAATATGATGACCACAATGTTTGGTTCGGTTGATAAAGTACACTTATATCTTGAGTATTTTAAACATGCAAAACTTCCATTTAAGCTTCATGTTGATGGAGCCTATGGCGGCTTCTTTTTTCCTTTTGCACACAAACAACATGCTCTTGATTTCAGAAATCCCGACGTCTCATCCGTTACTTTAGATGCACACAAGATGCTACAAGCTCCTTATGGTACTGGACTTTTTCTTGTCAGAAAAGATTGGATGAAGTACGCCAATACCAAAGCCGATTATGTGGAAGGTGATGACTTTACAATGATAGGTAGTCGATCTGGAGCAAATGCTATTGCTATATGGATGATACTAATGACTTATGGTCCATATGGAATGAATGAAAAGATTTTTATTCTGAGCAAACGAGCAGATTGGTTTACTCATAAGTTGGATGAATTAGGTATTGAATATTTCAGGAGTTCACAATCTAATATCATTACCATGAAAGCTGATAAAATTGCTCCTGAAGTTGCTCAAAGGTTTGGGCTTGTTCCAGATGTACACCATCAACCTAATTGGTACAAAGTAGTTATTATGGAACATGTAACGATCGAAAAACTTGAGCCTTTAGTTGAGGCATTAAAATAA
- a CDS encoding dipeptide epimerase yields MKTDNTKSPIELIYHLYDLKLKETFKIAHDERTVQPTVILEIRYHQYIGFGEAVATKYYQVSQTSICNNIEKALPLLQNWRGEKPDLLFDQLLSITQDTFATCAIDQALWDIYAQLQNKPLYQLWSDVNTALPISNYTIGLDSIPTMKRKLEEFPWPIYKIKLGTEHDLQIISALREVSDVPFRVDANQAWSVQETIDNSSLLKKLGVEFIEQPLGKKNWKGMKTLKGKCALPIIADESCIREQDIDQCMTVFDGVNIKLTKCGGISAALRMIKKAKQYSLLTMLGCMTESSVGITHIAHLCKLVDFVDMDGALLISNDPAIGISWDGYKVRFQNKNGSGISLKS; encoded by the coding sequence ATGAAAACCGACAATACTAAATCACCCATTGAATTAATATATCATTTATATGACCTTAAATTAAAAGAGACATTTAAAATCGCTCATGATGAAAGAACCGTTCAGCCTACTGTAATACTTGAAATAAGGTATCATCAATATATTGGTTTTGGAGAAGCTGTAGCCACCAAATATTACCAAGTTTCTCAAACATCTATCTGTAATAATATTGAGAAAGCATTACCTCTCTTACAAAACTGGAGAGGAGAAAAACCTGACTTGCTATTTGACCAACTACTTTCTATCACTCAAGATACTTTTGCTACATGTGCTATTGATCAAGCTTTATGGGATATATATGCTCAACTACAGAACAAACCTTTGTATCAACTATGGAGTGATGTAAACACCGCACTTCCCATAAGTAATTATACCATAGGGCTAGATAGTATCCCCACTATGAAAAGAAAATTAGAGGAGTTCCCATGGCCTATATATAAAATCAAACTAGGTACGGAACATGATTTACAAATAATATCTGCACTAAGAGAAGTCAGTGATGTTCCCTTTAGAGTAGATGCCAACCAAGCATGGAGTGTTCAAGAAACCATAGATAATAGTTCTCTCCTGAAGAAATTAGGTGTTGAATTTATAGAACAACCCTTAGGGAAAAAGAATTGGAAAGGAATGAAAACTTTAAAAGGAAAATGTGCTCTACCAATCATTGCAGATGAGTCGTGTATTCGTGAACAAGATATTGATCAATGCATGACTGTTTTTGATGGAGTGAATATCAAGCTCACAAAATGCGGAGGTATTTCAGCAGCTTTAAGAATGATCAAGAAAGCTAAACAATATAGTCTTCTCACAATGCTAGGTTGTATGACTGAGTCTTCAGTAGGAATAACCCATATAGCCCATTTATGTAAATTAGTAGATTTTGTTGATATGGATGGTGCTCTACTTATCTCAAATGACCCTGCAATTGGTATCAGTTGGGATGGCTATAAAGTGAGATTTCAGAATAAAAATGGAAGCGGTATATCGCTAAAAAGTTAG
- the cysK gene encoding cysteine synthase A, with the protein MIYNSILETIGKTPIIKINKLYGNTHNVYIKAERSNPGGSIKDRIALAMIEKAEQEGKLKEGVEIIEPTSGNTGVGLAMVAAVKGYSLTLVMPESMSIERRKLMAAYGAKLVLTAKEKGMKGAIEKAEELANASENTFVPSQFDNPANVDIHKTTTALEILNDFPGGVDYIITGVGTGGHITGVAEILKEKWPNLKVFAVEPESSPVISGGAPGPHPIQGIGAGFIPENLNTSLLDGAITVNPENAKSAARELAQKEGILTGISTGASLDAVKQKLSEIPEGATVLTFNYDTGERYLSIEGFYGA; encoded by the coding sequence ATGATTTACAATTCTATCTTAGAAACTATCGGTAAAACTCCAATTATCAAGATCAATAAACTTTATGGAAATACGCATAATGTTTACATCAAAGCTGAAAGAAGCAATCCAGGAGGAAGTATTAAAGATCGTATCGCTTTGGCGATGATCGAGAAAGCTGAGCAAGAAGGTAAACTGAAGGAAGGAGTAGAGATCATTGAACCTACTTCAGGTAACACAGGTGTTGGTTTAGCTATGGTAGCTGCAGTGAAAGGCTACAGCTTAACTTTAGTAATGCCAGAATCTATGAGTATAGAGCGTAGAAAATTAATGGCTGCATACGGTGCAAAATTAGTTTTAACTGCAAAAGAAAAAGGAATGAAGGGTGCTATTGAAAAAGCTGAAGAATTAGCAAATGCTTCTGAAAACACTTTTGTTCCATCACAATTTGATAATCCAGCAAATGTTGATATTCATAAAACAACTACTGCACTTGAGATCTTAAATGATTTCCCAGGCGGTGTGGATTATATCATTACAGGTGTAGGTACAGGTGGACACATCACAGGTGTTGCAGAAATTCTAAAGGAGAAATGGCCAAACCTAAAAGTATTTGCAGTTGAGCCAGAATCTAGTCCTGTTATTTCAGGCGGAGCTCCAGGCCCACACCCAATCCAAGGTATTGGAGCAGGCTTTATTCCAGAAAACTTAAATACATCATTATTAGATGGAGCTATTACTGTTAATCCTGAGAATGCTAAATCTGCTGCTAGAGAGCTAGCACAGAAGGAAGGTATACTTACAGGTATTTCTACAGGTGCGTCTCTTGACGCTGTAAAGCAGAAGCTATCTGAGATTCCTGAAGGAGCTACAGTACTAACGTTTAACTACGATACTGGTGAGAGATACTTATCAATAGAAGGTTTTTATGGTGCATAA